A DNA window from Hevea brasiliensis isolate MT/VB/25A 57/8 chromosome 2, ASM3005281v1, whole genome shotgun sequence contains the following coding sequences:
- the LOC110636603 gene encoding uncharacterized protein LOC110636603, translated as MSNNHSLRSILDANKLTGPNFLDWYRNLRIVLKQEKRLYVLEHAKPSIPPVDAPKEVLSEFIRHTDDDEQATCVMLASMSPELQRQHENMDSRTVILHLKELFDSKCRNERYEVSRELFRCKMTEGSSVNVHVLKMIGYIEKLGQLSFVMDHELSIDLVLQSLPPSFS; from the coding sequence ATGAGTAACAACCATTCCCTACGTAGCATACTGGATGCTAATAAGTTGACTGGACCAAATTTCTTGGACTGGTATAGAAACTTGAGAATTGTTCTCAAGCAAGAAAAGAGGCTATATGTCCTTGAACATGCCAAACCCAGTATTCCTCCTGTTGATGCTCCTAAAGAGGTACTAAGTGAGTTCATTCGTCATACAGATGATGATGAGCAAGCCACATGTGTGATGTTGGCTAGCATGTCTCCTGAACTTCAAAGGCAGCATGAGAATATGGATTCTCGAACAGTCATTTTGCATCTCAAGGAGTTGTTTGATTCAAAATGCAGGAATGAAAGGTATGAGGTATCAAGGGAATTGTTCCGCTGTAAGATGACAGAAGGATCTTCAGTGAATGTTCATGTTCTGAAGATGATTGGCTATATTGAAAAATTAGgccaattgagttttgtcatggATCATGAGTTAAGTATTGACTTGGTCTTACAGTCTCTACCTCCTAGCTTCTCATAG